The Coffea arabica cultivar ET-39 chromosome 9e, Coffea Arabica ET-39 HiFi, whole genome shotgun sequence genome has a window encoding:
- the LOC113709617 gene encoding uncharacterized protein translates to MADFEPPSFSLGFDLDLDPDPEPQTARRPEPSTSYNIKPAKRSSAGATIRSNNNDDEEDDFETPTMGFKPQVSDTPRTLKRLRRGPTLATQKGKSKEEWFNVDDEIEEFSSQEDPSPVSIADNASKHHNPICGSSKFTLTGHGLVASQAAIQAEERKKKEVSNASTCNRLVFPELHVSPLRKFQLIDSDSDSDEPSPPGGPQKVVNQVEFSSKDRASGPHLVEAAAEVKKSKASARMSQSEDLWKEIHSEKPLNIPTPAFDEVCEEYFRSVKGKNGFWNCDKDCYETSNFSKNNVEEHVAGPQPPAHAYYYHEDPRIQKLVHSRLPNFFPLEAGNNQGQKQLNACPIDYMGQFNQREIPKHGKKGPKNGPSSTRSQKSARKSSVQELSQESESWINPRCSAKNPKDAGKRRIHAVGKSSGHWYTAADGRRVYVAGNGQELTGQIAYRQYRRESGAGLKKSKKKAATKKKPARKKK, encoded by the exons ATGGCGGATTTTGAACCTCCATCATTCTCACTAGGGTTCGATTTGGAcctggacccggacccggagcccCAGACCGCTAGAAGACCCGAACCATCAACCAGCTATAATATCAAACCAGCTAAAAGATCATCTGCCGGAGCTACCATCCGTTCAAACAACAACGACGACGAGGAGGATGATTTTGAAACGCCAACAATGGGCTTTAAACCACAAGTATCGGACACACCTCGGACCCTCAAACGGCTCCGGCGAGGGCCCACATTAGCCACCCAGAAAGGGAAATCCAAAGAGGAGTGGTTCAATGTAGATGATGAGATTGAAGAGTTCTCTTCCCAGGAAGATCCGTCTCCAG TTTCAATAGCAGACAATGCTTCAAAGCATCACAATCCCATCTGCGGCAGTTCAAAGTTCACTTTAACTGGTCATGGGCTTGTAGCCTCACAAGCAGCAATACAGGCagaggagaggaagaagaaagaggtTTCAAATGCTTCTACTTGCAACAGATTGGTTTTCCCTGAGTTACATGTCAGTCCCCTTAGAAAGTTCCAGTTGATAGATTCTGATTCTGATTCTGATGAACCTTCTCCCCCTGGAGGTCCACAGAAAGTAGTCAATCAAGTAGAATTTTCTTCAAAAGACAGAGCTTCTGGTCCCCACTTAGTTGAAGCTGCAGCTGAAGTGAAGAAATCTAAAGCCTCAGCTAGAATGTCCCAATCTGAGGATTTATGGAAAGAAATTCATTCAGAGAAGCCCTTGAACATACCTACTCCAGCTTTTGATGAGGTTTGCGAGGAGTATTTCAGATCTGTGAAAGGTAAAAATGGATTTTGGAATTGCGACAAAGACTGTTATGAAACCAGCAATTTCAGTAAGAATAATGTAGAAGAACATGTGGCCGGGCCTCAACCACCTGCTCATGCCTATTATTATCACGAGGATCCAAGGATCCAAAAGCTCGTTCATTCTCGTTTGCCCAACTTTTTTCCCTTGGAGGCTGGAAACAACCAAGGACAGAAACAGCTTAATGCATGCCCAATTGATTACAT GGGCCAATTCAATCAACGAGAAATTCCGAAACATGGTAAAAAGGGACCTAAGAATGGGCCAAGCTCAACAAGGAGCCAAAAGAGTGCAAGAAAATCAAGTGTTCAAGAGTTGTCACAGGAATCAGAGAGCTGGATAAATCCTAGATGTTCTGCTAAAAATCCTAAAGATGCTGGCAAAAGAAGGATACATGCAGTAGGTAAATCTTCTGGGCACTGGTATACAGCTGCTGACGGAAGAAGA GTTTATGTAGCTGGAAATGGACAGGAGTTGACTGGTCAAATTGCTTATAGACAATACAGAAGG GAGAGTGGAGCTGGACTCAAGAAGTCCAAGAAGAAAGCAGCAACAAAGAAGAAACCTGCTAGAAAGAAGAAATAA
- the LOC113710104 gene encoding uncharacterized protein gives MKESDNSSHDGLHSNESSGDEGGSKDMDKKKFRVFNPTTEMDDPKFELGLLFKCKIDFINVAKSHGVKYGRKIRFKKNDSNRCKAICRSKRCMWNIYCSVRSDKVTFQIKNMLLTHTCGRTTYHGLASVTYLANKYLVDIRLNPNFNVGDFMIKVHKDLGVSIAPNVGYKYSKLWSYCEELQKANPNSNVFMNTTENNEGDDEFQRFHVCLNGCKRGFLQGCRYVVGLDGCHLKGCHKGVLLTAVGIDPNDHLFLIVYAIVETENKNSWKWFGEELKGDLEIIDESIWAFITDKQKGLVQAIQDVLSGVEHRMCLRHMYNNFKKQHLGLALKERIWVVARASYRDRFAGLESLKEFDEGAYNWQKPILNMLETIRFYLMVRMEKKREWIRKYTGEICPKILKKLEKNKLVANDCIPSHSKDWKFEVRCMYGDRYTVDLISRCCSCRKWDLNGIPCAHAIVAICDTGEESQKFVHDCYSKEAYMRAYEPMINPMNAEQMWKNSDMLPVLPPENIKLPGRPRKAR, from the exons ATGAAAGAGTCAGATAATTCATCACATGATGGGCTGCACAGCAATGAGAGTTCTGGAGATGAAGGAGGGAGTAAGGATATGGACAAGAAGAAGTTTAGGGTATTCAATCCTACAACAGAGATGGATGACCCAAAGTTTGAACTTGGGTTGTTATTCAAGTGTAAAATTGACTTTATCAATGTTGCAAAATCACATGGAGTGAAGTATGGAAGGAAAATCAGGTTTAAGAAAAATGATTCAAACAGATGCAAAGCCATATGCAGAAGCAAGAGATGCATGTGGAACATATATTGCTCAGTTAGGAGTGATAAAGTGACATTCCAAATAAAAAACATGCTGCTGACTCACACTTGTGGTAGGACAACCTATCACGGCCTGGCAAGTGTGACATATTTGGCCAACAAGTATTTGGTGGACATTAGACTGAACCCAAATTTTAATGTAGGTGATTTTATGATAAAGGTCCACAAGGACTTGGGAGTTAGTATCGCACCTAATGTGGGGTATAAG TACAGTAAACTTTGGAGCTACTGTGAAGAACTTCAAAAGGCAAATCCTAACTCTAATGTGTTCATGAATACAACTGAGAATAATGAGGGTGATGATGAGTTTCAGAGATTCCATGTGTGCCTAAATGGTTGTAAAAGAGGGTTTCTGCAGGGTTGTAGATATGTTGTAGGTCTTGATGGATGTCACTTAAAAGGCTGTCATAAGGGAGTTCTTCTCACAGCCGTTGGTATTGATCCAAATGATCATCTATTTTTGATAGTGTATGCCATAGTTGAGACTGAAAATAAGAACTCTTGGAAATGGTTTGGAGAAGAGCTAAAAGGTGACCTTGAAATTATTGATGAAAGCATTTGGGCATTTATAACCGACAAGCAAAAG GGGCTAGTTCAAGCTATTCAAGACGTACTGTCAGGGGTTGAGCATCGCATGTGTTTGCGGCAcatgtataataatttcaaaaaacaaCATCTAGGCTTAGCTCTCAAGGAAAGGATATGGGTTGTCGCACGAGCTTCTTATAGGGATAGATTTGCTGGATtggagtcactaaaagagtttGATGAAGGTGCTTACAATTG GCAGAAACCAATTCTTAACATGTTGGAGACCATTAGATTTTACTTAATGGTTAGAATGGAAAAAAAGAGGGAATGGATAAGGAAATACACTGGGGAGATATGTCCTAAAATTCTGAAAAAGTTGGAGAAAAATAAGCTTGTTGCAAATGACTGCATTCCTAGCCATTCCAAGGACTGGAAATTTGAAGTTAGGTGCATGTATGGTGATAGGTATACTGTGGACCTTATTAGTAGATGTTGTAGTTGTAGAAAGTGGGACCTTAATGGCATTCCTTGTGCACATGCCATTGTTGCAATTTGTGACACTGGAGAGGAATCCCAAAAGTTTGTACATGATTGCTACTCCAAAGAAGCTTACATGAGGGCATATGAACCCATGATAAACCCAATGAATGCTGAGCAAATGTGGAAAAATTCTGACATGCTGCCCGTGCTACCCCCTGAGAACATAAAACTTCCTGGTAGACCACGAAAGGCTAGATGA